The region AAATCGCTAAACGATAAAGAGGATCAAAAAGTAAAAGATATTGATCGGGAAAGTGTTTTTTTAGATCAAAGAAGAATTAAACTAGTTGTTGAATACATATTGAAACATTTCGATCAAAAAACTAGGAGAAATTCCAATATAATTTATAACCATTCAATATCTGATAATTTAGATAAAACTATTAAAAGAAACGTGAGCGGTTTTAATTCTATTATGGCGGTTTCTTCAATAGAAATGGCTAAAAAGTATTATTTAGAATTTAAAAATCAGCTTGTTCAAGATCCTAAAAACAATCTAAAAATTGCTTTAATATATTCATATGGGGTTAATACCGAAGAATCATATGGTGGTTTAATCGATGAAGAGGATAATGAAAATACATTGCAATTAAGTAAGCCAGATAGAGATTTTTTGGATGGTGCTATTAAAGATTACAATAATATGTTCAACACAAACTTTAATAGTGAAGGTGAACAATTTCAAATGTATTATAAAGATGTTTCTTTAAAACTAAAAAATAAAGATTTAGACATGCTGATTGTAGTAAACATGTTTTTAACTGGTTTTGACGCCCCAACATTAAATACATTATGGGTTGATAAGAAACTAAGAGAACACGGTTTGATTCAAGCTTTTTCAAGAACAAATAGAATTCTAAATGATAAAAAGGTATATGGAAATATTGTATGTTTTAGAAATTTAGAAAAAGAAACTGACCAAGCAATTTCAATATTTGGCGATGGAGAAGCCAGTGGAATTGTTAAAATCAAAAATTTCGTTGACTATTATTATGGCTATAATGATAGTCAGCAAGTGCATCACAATGGCTATTGCGATTATATTCAAAAATTAAATAATGAATTTCCTTTAGATAATTGAAATGTAATAAGTGAACAAAAGAATAAAGAATTTATTATATTGTTTGGTAAGGTATTAAAATTAAAAAATATTCTTGCTTCTTTTGATGAATTCATTGGCAAGGAAATCTTAAACGTTAGAGATTTTCAAAATTATTCAAGCAAATATTTGGATATAAAAGATGAATTTAAAAAGATATATAAAGAAGAAATTGCTTCAATTAATGATGATGTAATTTTTGAAACTGAATTATTAAAGACTTACGAAGTTAATATTGATTATATATTGCAAAAGGTAGAAGAGTTTAGAGGAAAGACAATTGCTGAAATTAACAATTTAAGAAATGAAATATCTTTAGCTTCATCTTCATCGCCTGAATTAAGAAGTAAAAAACAATTAATTGAAAAATTCGTTTCAACAATTAATAATAATGAACAAGATATCCCAACTAAATTTCAAGAATTTATGGAACTAGAAAAAAAGAAAGAGCTTGACAAAATTATTAGTGAAGAAAATTTAGATTTTGATAAAACCCATAAATTTATGGATGATTCGTTTGAGTTAGGAGAAATAAAAACTGCTGGTAGTGAGATTGGAGATTTATTGCCTAAAATGCCATTATTTGGTTCAAAAGGAAAAGAAAGATCTATTAAAAAGAAGGCAGTTTTAGAAAAACTTGAAAATTATTTCCAAAAATTTTATATTTAAATTCTAATGTTTTTGGTTTATAATATAGTTACGTTTTATATTGATATATAAAGGGTAGGCTAAATGCCTCCCTTTTTACTTAAAATAGATAAAAAAGGAATGAAAATGAGTGAAATAAAATTAACAGCAAAAGAAATTTACAAACAAATTTATAACCTTTCACAAATTAAAAAAATAGATCAAGCAGAAGTTGTTGAAGCTTTTAAAAATACAGTTACAAAGTTAATAACTG is a window of Metamycoplasma hominis ATCC 23114 DNA encoding:
- a CDS encoding type I restriction endonuclease subunit R → MEKYNIIVENENDTVVSEYKPLANKAKDYQTESELESQFISMLKSQGYEYLNIHNEEDLINNLRQQIELLNKINFSDNEWKKFFNENIANKNFSIKDKSRIIQEDYRQLLTRDDGSHKNIILIDKDNIHNNKLQVINQYEEETGNYKNRYDVTILVNGIPMVHIELKRRGVALKEAFNQINRYQRDSFWAGNGLYEYVQVFVISNGANTKYYSNTTRLQHVNKKSDMIDSKTSKSFEFTHFWSDSKNNPIHDLIDFTSTFFSKHTILNILTKYCIFTSEEMLLVMRPYQIVAVEKIINKINISHNYKKYGSIAAGGFIWHTTGSGKTLTSFKTAKLASQLPYINKVIFVVDRRDLDYQTMKEYDKLEKGAANSNRSTLILQRQLESNDPNKKIIITTIQKLSIFIKNNRNHPVFDKEVVLIFDECHRSQFGAMHTAVIKNFKKYYLFGFTGTPIFAANINKSSPEVIKTTEQAFGQKLHTYTIINAINDRNVLPFKIEYIKTIDVDKSLNDKEDQKVKDIDRESVFLDQRRIKLVVEYILKHFDQKTRRNSNIIYNHSISDNLDKTIKRNVSGFNSIMAVSSIEMAKKYYLEFKNQLVQDPKNNLKIALIYSYGVNTEESYGGLIDEEDNENTLQLSKPDRDFLDGAIKDYNNMFNTNFNSEGEQFQMYYKDVSLKLKNKDLDMLIVVNMFLTGFDAPTLNTLWVDKKLREHGLIQAFSRTNRILNDKKVYGNIVCFRNLEKETDQAISIFGDGEASGIVKIKNFVDYYYGYNDSQQVHHNGYCDYIQKLNNEFPLDNWNVISEQKNKEFIILFGKVLKLKNILASFDEFIGKEILNVRDFQNYSSKYLDIKDEFKKIYKEEIASINDDVIFETELLKTYEVNIDYILQKVEEFRGKTIAEINNLRNEISLASSSSPELRSKKQLIEKFVSTINNNEQDIPTKFQEFMELEKKKELDKIISEENLDFDKTHKFMDDSFELGEIKTAGSEIGDLLPKMPLFGSKGKERSIKKKAVLEKLENYFQKFYI